The Streptomyces europaeiscabiei genome window below encodes:
- a CDS encoding alpha/beta fold hydrolase: MQNLPTFVLVHGAFANSFSFAPLQAELALLGHRSVAVDLPGHGFEATFPAAYQAPQDLDALATEPGSITGVTLADNAARVIEILERAKRNGPTILVAHSRGGITTTAVANARPELIDRIAYVSAWCPVDLDVSDYYAQPEMADVDAGAFAATFVGNPAELGLLRSNFRTADPAALAAFKQAFAADLTDDEFRIFLNTFQPDENLDVGTAADRAQATTWGRIPKTYVRLANDASIPLAMQDRMIREADALTPDNPFDIRTLEGSHLRWLVHPKSSAELLANLAER, translated from the coding sequence ATGCAGAATCTGCCGACATTTGTCCTTGTCCATGGGGCGTTCGCGAATTCGTTCTCGTTCGCGCCGTTGCAGGCCGAGCTCGCCTTACTCGGGCACCGCTCGGTCGCGGTCGACCTTCCGGGGCACGGATTCGAGGCGACCTTCCCCGCGGCCTACCAGGCTCCTCAGGATCTCGATGCACTCGCCACGGAACCGGGGAGCATCACCGGAGTCACGCTTGCCGACAACGCCGCCCGCGTGATCGAAATCCTCGAACGGGCCAAGCGGAACGGACCCACCATCCTCGTCGCCCACAGCAGGGGCGGCATCACGACCACCGCTGTCGCCAACGCCCGGCCCGAGCTGATCGACAGGATCGCCTACGTCTCGGCCTGGTGCCCCGTCGATCTGGACGTGAGCGACTACTACGCCCAGCCGGAGATGGCGGACGTCGACGCGGGAGCCTTCGCTGCCACGTTCGTCGGGAACCCGGCCGAACTCGGTCTGCTCCGGAGCAACTTCCGCACCGCCGACCCGGCGGCGCTCGCCGCGTTCAAGCAAGCGTTCGCCGCGGACCTCACCGATGACGAGTTCCGGATCTTCCTGAACACCTTCCAGCCCGATGAGAACCTGGATGTCGGTACGGCCGCCGACCGGGCACAGGCCACGACCTGGGGCCGGATTCCCAAGACCTATGTGCGCCTGGCCAACGATGCCAGCATTCCGCTCGCCATGCAGGACCGCATGATTCGCGAAGCCGACGCGCTCACACCCGACAACCCCTTCGACATCCGGACACTCGAGGGCAGCCACCTGCGCTGGCTCGTCCACCCGAAGTCTTCCGCCGAGCTGCTCGCAAACCTCGCAGAGCGCTGA
- a CDS encoding zinc-dependent alcohol dehydrogenase family protein encodes MKAAVVEAPGKVTVTTVPDPTPGPREVVVGVAACGLCGTDLHILQGEFAPTLPVVPGHEFAGEVVGLGSEVTELKIGDRVAVDPSLYCNECRYCRVGRNNLCDRWQAIGVTRAGGAAEYAVAPVANCVRLPDHMDVQDAALIEPLSCAVRGYDVLRSRLASRVLVYGSGTMGLMMLEPAKRTGASSVDVVDINLERLATAEKLGCSQSALSADELGRPGGWDVVIDATGNAAAIQDGLDRVAKAGTFLQFGVSDYATTATISPYRIYNQEITITGSMAVLHSFERATELFATGVLDPQVFISHRMPLAEYPQALDQFAAGRGRKIIVRP; translated from the coding sequence GTGAAAGCCGCTGTCGTCGAAGCCCCCGGAAAGGTCACCGTCACCACGGTGCCCGACCCCACGCCCGGGCCCCGCGAGGTCGTGGTCGGTGTGGCGGCCTGCGGACTGTGCGGGACCGATCTGCACATCCTGCAGGGCGAGTTCGCACCGACCCTGCCGGTCGTGCCGGGCCACGAGTTCGCAGGAGAGGTCGTGGGTCTCGGCAGCGAGGTCACCGAACTCAAGATCGGCGACCGGGTCGCCGTGGACCCCTCGCTGTACTGCAACGAGTGCCGCTACTGCCGAGTCGGACGCAACAACCTCTGCGACCGGTGGCAAGCGATCGGTGTGACCCGGGCCGGTGGCGCCGCCGAGTACGCCGTGGCGCCCGTCGCCAACTGCGTACGGCTGCCCGACCACATGGACGTCCAGGACGCGGCCCTGATCGAGCCGCTGTCCTGCGCCGTGCGCGGCTACGACGTCCTGCGCAGCCGTCTCGCCTCCCGCGTGCTCGTCTACGGCAGCGGGACGATGGGCCTGATGATGCTGGAGCCGGCCAAGCGCACCGGCGCCTCCTCGGTCGACGTCGTGGACATCAACCTGGAACGACTGGCGACGGCCGAGAAGCTGGGTTGTTCCCAGTCGGCGCTCTCGGCGGACGAGTTGGGGCGGCCGGGTGGCTGGGACGTGGTGATCGACGCGACCGGCAACGCCGCCGCCATCCAGGACGGCCTGGATCGAGTCGCCAAGGCCGGCACGTTCCTGCAGTTCGGGGTCTCCGACTACGCCACGACGGCCACCATCTCCCCGTACCGCATCTACAACCAGGAGATCACCATCACCGGCTCCATGGCGGTGCTGCACAGCTTCGAGCGCGCGACGGAACTGTTCGCCACCGGGGTGCTCGATCCTCAGGTCTTCATCAGCCACCGGATGCCGCTGGCGGAGTACCCGCAGGCATTGGACCAGTTCGCCGCCGGCCGGGGCCGCAAGATCATCGTGCGGCCCTGA
- a CDS encoding trypsin-like serine peptidase, whose amino-acid sequence MRDIRCVSRPLRKSRSVLAALLGAAALLGTGVFASPAGAATAAPDPASFWTAERMRRAAPLDLLPVDRTQVKAPSLAKGKERTIAPTLPGALNDVGALAFPNSGGPWTGGGAVVSTAGRVFFTYQGRTASCSGNAVTSANKSTVVTAGHCVKLEGAWHTNWVFVPGYHDGQAPYGRWSATKTLSTPQWTASEDINYDVGAAVVAPLDGRLLTDVVGGQGLAFNTGYNQAMYAFGFPAASPYDGEKFIYCSGTTNRDFLLSNDHGMNCNMTGGSSGGPWFTQFNESTGTGLLSSVNSFKYNFLPNRMYGPYFGTDAQNLYQTAQTS is encoded by the coding sequence GTGAGAGACATACGCTGCGTGTCCCGCCCCCTCCGCAAGTCCCGCTCCGTCCTCGCCGCCCTGCTCGGCGCCGCCGCGTTGCTCGGCACCGGCGTGTTCGCCTCGCCTGCCGGGGCGGCCACGGCCGCGCCGGACCCGGCCTCGTTCTGGACCGCGGAGCGGATGCGTCGGGCCGCTCCGTTGGATCTGCTGCCAGTAGACCGCACCCAGGTGAAGGCCCCCTCGCTCGCCAAGGGCAAGGAGCGGACCATCGCCCCGACCCTCCCGGGCGCCCTGAACGATGTCGGGGCGCTGGCCTTCCCCAACAGCGGTGGGCCCTGGACCGGTGGCGGGGCTGTGGTGTCCACGGCAGGACGGGTGTTCTTCACCTATCAGGGACGTACGGCCTCGTGTTCCGGCAATGCGGTCACCAGCGCCAACAAAAGCACCGTCGTCACCGCCGGACACTGCGTGAAGCTGGAGGGCGCCTGGCACACCAACTGGGTCTTCGTACCTGGCTACCACGACGGACAGGCCCCGTACGGCAGGTGGAGCGCCACGAAGACGCTGTCCACGCCGCAGTGGACCGCGAGCGAGGACATCAACTACGACGTCGGCGCGGCCGTCGTCGCCCCGTTGGACGGGAGGCTGCTGACGGACGTCGTCGGCGGGCAGGGTCTGGCCTTCAACACCGGCTACAACCAGGCGATGTACGCCTTCGGGTTCCCCGCGGCCTCCCCGTACGACGGGGAGAAGTTCATCTACTGCAGCGGAACCACCAACCGCGACTTCCTGCTCTCCAACGACCATGGCATGAACTGCAACATGACCGGCGGCTCCAGCGGTGGCCCCTGGTTCACCCAGTTCAACGAGTCCACGGGCACCGGCCTGCTGTCCTCGGTGAACAGTTTCAAGTACAACTTCCTGCCGAACCGCATGTACGGGCCGTACTTCGGCACCGACGCGCAGAACCTCTACCAGACCGCGCAGACGTCCTGA
- a CDS encoding phosphotransferase translates to MGIIDWNCARPAPRLHDVAYALEYVAPFREDAECLRWLRYPAPPGRRRRLESFRNAYGLDSTA, encoded by the coding sequence GTGGGAATCATCGACTGGAACTGCGCCCGCCCGGCACCGCGGCTTCACGACGTGGCCTACGCGCTGGAGTACGTCGCCCCGTTCCGCGAAGACGCCGAGTGTTTGCGCTGGCTGCGCTACCCGGCGCCTCCCGGCCGCCGTCGACGGCTGGAGAGTTTTCGTAACGCGTACGGCCTTGACTCGACCGCCTGA
- a CDS encoding NfeD family protein, whose protein sequence is MDQWLIWLIIAAVLAVAEIFTLTAALGMLSAAALVTAGFAAVGLPPPLQFLVFTVVAVAGVVFLRPIALRHLQRPPAVRFGIDALVGRVAYAVSEVTGLGGRVRIDGEEWTARAYDETLVIPPGTAVDVIEISGTTALVYPRD, encoded by the coding sequence ATGGATCAATGGCTGATCTGGTTGATCATCGCGGCTGTGCTGGCGGTGGCGGAGATCTTCACCCTCACTGCCGCTCTCGGAATGCTGAGTGCGGCCGCGTTGGTCACGGCGGGATTCGCGGCGGTCGGGCTTCCACCACCTCTCCAGTTCCTGGTGTTCACCGTCGTCGCCGTAGCCGGCGTGGTGTTCCTGCGTCCCATTGCACTGCGACACCTCCAGCGTCCCCCAGCGGTGCGGTTCGGTATCGATGCGCTGGTCGGCAGGGTTGCCTATGCCGTCTCGGAGGTGACGGGCCTGGGTGGCAGGGTCCGCATCGACGGCGAGGAATGGACGGCGCGCGCCTACGACGAGACGCTGGTGATTCCTCCCGGAACGGCCGTCGACGTCATCGAGATCAGTGGCACCACCGCACTCGTCTACCCCCGGGACTGA
- a CDS encoding STAS domain-containing protein — protein sequence MTDIENADRPGRLSVEHRMVDDVRVVTVQGEIDHTVKDVLTRALLSEDGTVPPRIVVDLSGVTFMDSSGINVFVAAYQQVSGVQGWLRIAGAQESVLRVLQLVGVDTFISCHPTTEQALNP from the coding sequence GTGACCGACATCGAGAATGCGGACCGGCCAGGCCGGCTCTCCGTCGAACACCGAATGGTGGACGACGTCCGGGTCGTGACCGTGCAGGGCGAGATCGACCACACCGTCAAGGACGTCCTCACTCGGGCCTTGTTGTCCGAGGACGGCACGGTGCCGCCGCGGATCGTGGTGGACCTCAGCGGTGTGACCTTCATGGACTCCAGCGGCATCAACGTCTTCGTCGCCGCCTATCAACAGGTAAGCGGCGTGCAGGGCTGGCTACGCATCGCCGGCGCGCAGGAGTCCGTTCTGCGGGTCCTGCAACTGGTCGGCGTCGACACCTTCATCTCTTGTCACCCCACCACCGAGCAGGCCCTGAACCCCTGA
- a CDS encoding PP2C family protein-serine/threonine phosphatase, translating into MTLAGTLEAAEAAAPVESLDVVARLLKEHLGAVSVSFLITDFTGSSVVRLGAAGSVDTDEPARRIMLRGTLYDDVIRTQRPSVEDKGEGALVRIVAPVTNRGDAIGLLELFLPTGPDAEAMREIGETAHALAYLVIANRSYTDVYQWGRRTAPLSLAAEIQHRLLPASLACEAAQFAVAGALEPADHVGGDTFDYVIDRDTVQLSVTDAMGHDVDAALLATLAVGALRRARRAGGDLAEQAHQADQAMREHGHQGYVTGQLLRISLIDGKTEFINAGHPWPLRMRNGQVQEIMPKVDTPFGFPAPHTYRVQSLDLRPGDRLVMLTDGMLERNAISVDLSDLIVCTRDLHPREAARTLIAAIVDANNGHLQDDATVMCLDWHGTSHSERDAATGADLTDASARSGTGPTTYGAVHD; encoded by the coding sequence ATGACCTTGGCGGGGACGTTGGAGGCTGCGGAGGCCGCAGCGCCCGTGGAGTCGCTCGACGTGGTCGCGCGCCTGCTCAAGGAGCACCTCGGGGCCGTGTCGGTGTCCTTCCTGATCACCGACTTCACGGGCAGTTCGGTCGTACGGCTGGGGGCGGCGGGCAGCGTCGATACCGATGAACCCGCCCGGCGCATCATGCTGCGGGGCACCCTGTACGACGACGTGATCCGCACCCAGCGGCCGAGCGTGGAGGACAAGGGCGAGGGCGCGCTGGTGCGCATCGTCGCCCCGGTGACCAACCGGGGAGACGCCATCGGGCTCCTCGAACTGTTTCTGCCCACGGGGCCGGACGCGGAGGCGATGAGGGAGATCGGCGAAACCGCGCACGCGCTGGCGTACCTCGTCATCGCGAACCGGTCCTACACCGACGTGTACCAGTGGGGACGCCGCACCGCCCCGCTGAGCCTGGCCGCGGAGATCCAGCACCGGCTGCTCCCGGCGTCGCTGGCGTGCGAGGCGGCACAGTTCGCGGTGGCCGGGGCGCTGGAACCGGCCGACCACGTCGGAGGTGACACCTTCGACTACGTGATCGACCGGGACACCGTCCAGCTCTCCGTCACCGATGCCATGGGTCACGATGTCGACGCCGCGTTGCTGGCCACCCTTGCGGTGGGTGCCCTGCGCCGCGCACGGCGGGCAGGCGGCGATCTCGCCGAACAGGCCCACCAGGCCGACCAGGCCATGCGGGAGCATGGCCACCAGGGTTACGTAACCGGCCAGCTCCTGCGCATCAGTCTGATAGACGGCAAGACCGAGTTCATCAACGCCGGGCACCCCTGGCCGCTGCGCATGCGGAACGGACAGGTGCAGGAGATCATGCCGAAGGTCGATACGCCGTTCGGCTTCCCTGCCCCCCACACCTACCGAGTCCAGTCGCTGGACCTGCGGCCGGGTGACCGGTTGGTGATGCTGACCGACGGCATGCTGGAGCGCAACGCCATCAGCGTCGATCTTTCCGACCTGATCGTATGCACCCGCGATCTGCATCCCCGCGAGGCCGCCCGCACCCTCATCGCGGCGATCGTCGACGCCAACAACGGCCATCTCCAGGACGACGCGACCGTCATGTGCCTGGACTGGCACGGCACCAGCCACTCCGAGCGTGACGCCGCCACCGGCGCCGACCTCACCGACGCCTCCGCACGGTCAGGGACGGGACCCACCACTTATGGCGCGGTGCACGACTGA
- a CDS encoding serine hydrolase domain-containing protein, producing the protein MWLSAFRAPVVLTLVSALALAACSNSSGTPEAGRSAGAGSTSPTSDLTDDAIQAILDKALPRGGSGTMIAARGGKVTHCAGYGMADRAHGISASCDTVYDIMSMTKSFTAVAIVKLQMAGKLRVSDTISKFVGPVTSDKRNITIHQLLTHTSGLPEALGDDYDPISRQEMIDGVAKSKLITPPGTKFTYSNLGYSLLAAVIEKASGMDYERFLAEQIFAPAGMKHTGYVLPRWDTERIAVEYDEQGVSQRRPLDHGWAADGPYWNLRGNGGLLSTARDMYRFHRALTGDTLLDRDAQALMFKAHAPTDLPGYDGYATGYGWIIMPDGSLATHSGGNDWSYGVNVHAVHGELMVFWISNQAAQDGKWDLQEVARPLILKLVEQLQARSAGQ; encoded by the coding sequence ATGTGGCTGTCCGCATTCCGTGCTCCTGTCGTCCTCACATTGGTTTCCGCGCTGGCACTGGCCGCCTGCAGTAACAGCAGCGGCACTCCTGAAGCCGGCCGCTCGGCGGGCGCTGGTTCCACTTCACCGACGTCTGATCTCACGGATGATGCGATCCAGGCGATCCTCGACAAGGCCCTGCCCCGCGGCGGGAGCGGCACGATGATCGCCGCTCGCGGCGGTAAGGTCACGCACTGTGCCGGTTACGGGATGGCCGATCGGGCCCACGGCATCTCCGCGAGCTGCGACACGGTGTACGACATCATGTCGATGACCAAGTCGTTCACGGCCGTGGCGATCGTAAAGCTGCAGATGGCGGGCAAGCTGCGGGTCAGCGACACGATCAGCAAGTTCGTCGGGCCTGTGACGTCGGACAAGCGCAACATCACGATTCACCAGTTGCTCACCCACACCTCCGGGCTGCCGGAGGCGCTGGGAGACGACTACGATCCGATCTCCCGCCAGGAGATGATCGACGGAGTCGCCAAGTCCAAGCTGATCACCCCACCCGGTACGAAGTTCACCTACTCCAACCTGGGCTACAGCTTGCTGGCCGCCGTCATCGAGAAGGCCTCCGGCATGGACTACGAGCGCTTCCTGGCGGAGCAGATCTTTGCTCCCGCCGGAATGAAGCACACCGGCTACGTCCTGCCGCGCTGGGACACGGAGCGGATCGCGGTGGAGTACGACGAGCAGGGCGTCTCCCAACGGCGTCCGCTGGACCACGGATGGGCCGCTGACGGCCCGTACTGGAACCTGCGCGGCAACGGCGGTCTGCTGTCAACTGCCCGCGATATGTACCGCTTCCACCGCGCCTTGACCGGCGACACCCTCCTGGACCGCGACGCGCAGGCCTTGATGTTCAAAGCCCACGCCCCCACCGACCTGCCGGGCTATGACGGTTACGCCACCGGCTACGGGTGGATCATCATGCCCGATGGGAGCCTCGCGACCCACTCCGGCGGCAACGACTGGTCCTACGGCGTGAACGTGCACGCCGTGCACGGTGAGCTGATGGTGTTCTGGATAAGTAACCAGGCTGCCCAGGACGGGAAATGGGATCTCCAAGAGGTTGCCCGACCCCTCATTCTGAAGCTGGTCGAGCAGCTCCAGGCCCGCTCAGCCGGTCAGTGA
- the trhA gene encoding PAQR family membrane homeostasis protein TrhA → MIADDAQPPAHGRQSQDHPGTTPDALRTPAVDAPPGTTGQLTATAGLEDGMERTAAVLKPRMRGWLHAGVFPLSLAGGIVLIAVSRSAVAVAACSLYAVSACLLFGTSAVYHRGTWGPRGEAVLRRMDHANIFLIIAGTYSPLAVLLLPAGEQLVLLALVWTGALAGIAFRVVWIGAPRWLYTPCYIVLGWVAVFYLPDFARTGGTAIVVLVIAGGLLYTAGAVVYGLKRPDPAPAWFGFHEVFHALTIAAFTAHYTAILLAAT, encoded by the coding sequence ATGATCGCCGACGATGCTCAGCCGCCAGCACACGGACGACAGTCCCAGGACCACCCCGGTACCACGCCCGACGCCCTGCGCACCCCCGCGGTTGACGCCCCTCCGGGCACAACCGGCCAGCTGACTGCCACCGCGGGCCTGGAAGACGGGATGGAGCGGACGGCGGCTGTGCTGAAGCCGAGAATGCGCGGCTGGCTGCACGCCGGCGTGTTCCCGCTCTCGCTGGCCGGCGGCATCGTCCTGATCGCCGTTTCGCGCTCGGCGGTGGCAGTGGCGGCCTGCTCGTTGTACGCAGTCTCGGCCTGCCTGCTGTTCGGTACCAGCGCGGTCTACCACCGCGGAACGTGGGGTCCGCGCGGGGAGGCGGTCCTGCGGCGGATGGACCACGCGAACATCTTCCTGATCATCGCCGGCACCTACTCCCCGCTGGCGGTACTGCTGCTGCCCGCAGGTGAGCAACTGGTGCTGCTGGCTCTGGTGTGGACAGGAGCCCTGGCCGGTATCGCCTTCCGCGTGGTGTGGATCGGGGCTCCTCGGTGGCTGTACACCCCGTGCTACATCGTCCTGGGCTGGGTGGCCGTCTTCTACCTTCCCGACTTCGCACGCACCGGCGGCACCGCCATCGTCGTCCTCGTCATCGCCGGCGGTCTGCTCTACACCGCGGGCGCCGTCGTCTACGGACTCAAACGACCCGACCCCGCACCGGCCTGGTTCGGCTTCCACGAGGTCTTCCACGCCCTGACCATCGCCGCCTTCACCGCGCACTACACAGCCATCCTCCTGGCAGCCACATGA
- a CDS encoding aldo/keto reductase, with protein sequence MRWGARTNSRNAECQPTLKFDRCTSQWARNQPFLHTAGAHHAVRPLTAIQNKYSTLCRGPEEQVLPLCEELGIGFVCWAPLGMGIATGMINPYTRFTQGDFRASVPRDSQDDMPANMALVQLLQDWAVRKGATPAQIGLARLPAQKPWIVPIPSTSRLSHLPENIGAEEVRFSRDEFEELNAAVARSTISGARLMPPVLAQTGVEAPTR encoded by the coding sequence CTGCGGTGGGGGGCGAGGACGAATTCGCGCAACGCAGAGTGCCAGCCCACCCTAAAATTCGACAGGTGCACGTCACAATGGGCGCGAAATCAACCCTTCCTGCACACGGCGGGTGCGCACCACGCGGTCCGGCCGCTCACCGCGATCCAGAACAAGTACTCCACGCTGTGCCGTGGACCGGAGGAGCAGGTCCTGCCGCTCTGTGAGGAACTCGGCATCGGCTTCGTGTGCTGGGCGCCTCTGGGCATGGGCATCGCGACCGGCATGATCAATCCGTACACCCGGTTCACGCAGGGCGACTTCCGGGCCTCGGTGCCACGCGACAGCCAGGACGACATGCCCGCCAACATGGCACTGGTGCAGCTGCTCCAGGACTGGGCCGTACGCAAGGGCGCCACGCCCGCCCAGATCGGCCTCGCCCGGCTGCCGGCCCAGAAGCCGTGGATCGTGCCGATTCCCAGCACCTCCAGGCTGTCCCACCTCCCGGAGAACATCGGCGCGGAAGAAGTCCGGTTCAGCCGCGACGAATTCGAGGAGCTGAACGCCGCCGTCGCGCGGAGCACCATCAGCGGCGCGCGGCTCATGCCTCCGGTCCTCGCACAGACGGGCGTCGAAGCACCGACCCGCTGA
- a CDS encoding GNAT family N-acetyltransferase encodes MNTKPFTSDMSENAVMITRVADRQWHALDDDLVVGRGHAEHRPDGRLFVSVDAWHDATFDRLAEAMLAELPAPLYTVVDEADVERTAGWRRAGFTIRRREWEYVVSTDPRVTGLEAVLPPSGVTIVPAGQANESLLRAVDRAVRDEVEATVGWQSMPAEVIPRPEGDTVVDPSKYAVAAAPDRYLGLIRVVTANRPRIGLVAVRAGEQRRGIARALLAHALGTLHRSGFAAAWTEVHESNQAASTLFEGIGARPMSSNLELVR; translated from the coding sequence ATGAACACGAAGCCCTTCACGTCTGACATGAGCGAGAACGCGGTGATGATCACGCGTGTCGCTGACAGGCAATGGCATGCACTGGATGACGACCTGGTGGTCGGCCGCGGGCATGCGGAGCACCGGCCCGACGGACGCTTGTTCGTCAGCGTCGACGCCTGGCACGACGCCACCTTCGACCGGCTCGCCGAGGCGATGCTGGCGGAACTGCCGGCGCCGCTGTACACGGTGGTCGACGAAGCCGACGTCGAGCGGACGGCCGGCTGGCGGCGGGCAGGGTTCACGATCCGGCGCCGCGAGTGGGAGTACGTCGTGTCGACCGACCCGCGGGTCACCGGGCTCGAAGCAGTCCTGCCGCCTTCGGGCGTGACAATCGTGCCCGCCGGTCAGGCAAACGAGAGTCTGCTGCGGGCGGTGGACCGGGCGGTCCGTGACGAAGTCGAGGCGACCGTCGGGTGGCAGTCGATGCCCGCGGAGGTGATTCCCCGCCCCGAAGGCGACACCGTCGTCGACCCGTCGAAGTACGCGGTGGCCGCGGCGCCGGACCGCTACCTGGGTCTGATTCGGGTGGTGACGGCGAACCGGCCGCGCATCGGGCTGGTTGCGGTCCGGGCCGGCGAGCAGCGCCGCGGCATCGCGCGGGCGCTGCTGGCCCATGCGTTGGGAACGCTGCACCGCTCCGGGTTCGCCGCGGCCTGGACCGAAGTCCACGAGTCCAACCAAGCAGCCTCGACGCTGTTCGAGGGCATCGGCGCCCGACCCATGAGCAGCAACCTGGAGCTGGTGCGATGA
- the infA gene encoding translation initiation factor IF-1, with protein MTKNKNVIEVEGKVVECLRSAMFTVELENGHQVLAHISGKIRKNYIKIMLEDRVLVELPPYDLTRGRIVFRYRN; from the coding sequence ATGACGAAGAACAAGAACGTCATCGAAGTCGAGGGCAAGGTCGTCGAGTGCCTGCGCAGCGCCATGTTCACCGTGGAGCTCGAGAACGGCCACCAGGTACTCGCGCACATCAGCGGGAAGATCCGCAAGAACTACATCAAGATCATGCTGGAAGACCGAGTGCTGGTGGAGCTCCCGCCGTACGACCTGACGCGCGGCCGGATCGTGTTCCGGTACCGGAACTAG
- a CDS encoding SPFH domain-containing protein yields the protein MDAFLIAGLIIALIAVFTVVRAVRIVPQARARNVERLGRYHRTLNPGLNLVIPYIDRVHPVIDLREQVVSFKPQPVITEDNLVVEIDTVLYFQVTDPRAAFYEIANFLQAVEQLTVTTLRNVVGSMDLEKTLTSRDTINSQLRGVLDEATGKWGLRVNRVEIKAIDPPQSIKDAMQKQMRAERDKRAAILGAEGQRQSQILTAEGDKQAAVLRAEGNRSAAILQAEGQSRAIDEVFQAVHRNDPDPKLLAYQYLQMLPQLAQGQGSTFWVIPSEVTSALQGVSRAFTQSLPQSPATREQPSDDTASKAATDAVQAAEAAAKAVADAAKADDVTSAVLDHRLDGG from the coding sequence ATGGACGCGTTCCTCATCGCCGGCCTGATCATCGCGCTCATCGCGGTATTCACCGTGGTGCGGGCGGTCCGTATCGTGCCCCAAGCCCGTGCTCGCAACGTCGAACGGCTCGGCCGCTACCACCGGACGCTGAATCCGGGCCTGAATCTGGTCATCCCTTACATCGACCGCGTCCATCCGGTGATCGATCTGCGGGAACAGGTCGTCTCGTTCAAGCCGCAACCGGTCATCACTGAGGACAACCTGGTTGTCGAGATCGACACGGTCCTGTACTTCCAGGTCACCGACCCACGAGCGGCGTTCTACGAGATCGCGAACTTCCTTCAGGCGGTCGAGCAGCTCACCGTCACGACGTTGCGCAACGTTGTGGGATCCATGGATCTGGAGAAGACACTCACCTCACGTGACACCATCAACAGCCAGCTCCGCGGTGTGCTGGACGAGGCCACCGGCAAGTGGGGGCTAAGGGTGAACCGGGTGGAGATCAAGGCCATCGACCCTCCGCAGTCCATCAAGGACGCGATGCAGAAGCAGATGCGAGCCGAGCGGGACAAGCGGGCCGCGATTCTCGGGGCGGAAGGCCAACGTCAATCGCAGATTCTCACGGCTGAAGGCGACAAGCAGGCTGCCGTTCTCCGCGCCGAGGGCAACCGCAGCGCTGCGATTCTCCAGGCCGAGGGCCAATCCCGAGCCATCGACGAGGTGTTCCAGGCCGTGCACCGCAACGACCCCGATCCCAAACTGCTGGCCTATCAGTATCTCCAGATGCTGCCCCAACTCGCACAAGGCCAGGGCAGCACCTTCTGGGTGATCCCCAGCGAGGTCACCTCCGCGCTCCAGGGCGTTTCCCGCGCCTTCACCCAGTCCCTTCCCCAGTCACCGGCCACCCGCGAGCAGCCCTCGGACGATACGGCCTCCAAGGCCGCCACCGACGCCGTGCAGGCCGCTGAAGCCGCGGCCAAGGCCGTCGCCGACGCGGCCAAGGCCGACGACGTCACCTCCGCAGTCCTGGACCACCGTCTTGACGGTGGATGA
- a CDS encoding CsbD family protein, with amino-acid sequence MARAQKAKAKKEEVKGKAKEVAGRAMGNEKMEAEGRGGQAKGDARQAKEKTKDVFRH; translated from the coding sequence GTGGCACGCGCGCAGAAGGCCAAGGCGAAGAAGGAAGAGGTCAAGGGCAAGGCCAAGGAGGTGGCAGGCCGCGCCATGGGCAACGAGAAGATGGAGGCCGAAGGCCGCGGCGGCCAGGCGAAGGGTGATGCACGCCAGGCGAAGGAGAAGACGAAGGACGTCTTCCGGCACTGA